The following are encoded together in the Misgurnus anguillicaudatus chromosome 14, ASM2758022v2, whole genome shotgun sequence genome:
- the tdo2b gene encoding tryptophan 2,3-dioxygenase B — MSGCPFLGRKHQLFSSNFTQAEEEDDSQKGFNKASKGGIVYGEYLQLDKVLNAQVLQSQQKGNKIHDEHLFIVTHQAYELWFKQILWELDSVRELFIKNHVRDERNMLKVVSRIHRITMIFKLLVDQFSVLETMTALDFFDFREYLSVASGFQSLQFRLLESKIGVADHLRVPYNKQHYRDNFHGEESESLLRSQEEPSLLRLVEKWLERTPGLEGDGFNFWGKLHANIEEGFKLEKQKLEKISDDEEKRDMMEDLNKQTEVFTSLFDPSRHEHLLNKGERRISYKALQGALMISFYREEPRFQVPFQLLNALMDIDTLMTKWRYNHVCMVHRMIGGKAGTGGSSGYYYLRSTVSDRYKVFVDLFNLATFLVPRAWIPKLNPQIHTFPYMAECYDSSYNSDSSQDSD; from the exons ATGAGTGGATGTCCGTTTTTGGGAAGGAAGCATCA attgtTTAGCAGTAACTTCACtcaagcagaggaagaagatgaTTCTCAAAAAGGCTTTAACAAAGCCAGTAAAGGTGGGATTGTTTATGGAGAATATTTACAA CTTGATAAAGTGCTGAATGCCCAAGTCTTACAGAGTCAACAGAAAGGTAACAAAATCCATGATGAGCATCTCTTCATCGTCACCCACCAGG CTTACGAGCTGTGGTTTAAGCAGATATTATGGGAACTTGATTCTGTTCGGGAGCTTTTCATTAAAAATCAT GTTCGAGATGAGAGGAACATGCTGAAGGTGGTGAGCAGGATCCACAGGATCACCATGATCTTCAAACTACTGGTGGATCAGTTTTCTGTGCTGGAGACCATGACTGCCCTGGACTTCTTTGATTTCAG GGAATATCTGTCTGTAGCATCAGGGTTTCAGAGTCTTCAGTTTCGCCTTCTAGAGAGTAAGATTGGTGTGGCGGATCATTTGAGAGTCCCTTACAACAAACAGCACTACAGAGATAATTTTCATGGAGAAGAAAGTGAGAGTCTGCTAAGATCACAAGAGGAACCCAGTCTACTGCGACTGGTTGAG AAATGGCTGGAACGAACTCCCGGACTCGAAGGAGATGGATTTAACTTTTGGGGTAAACTGCATGCCAACATTGAAGAGGGTTTTAAGCTGGAGAAGCAAAAGCTGGAA AAAATATCAGATGACGAGGAGAAACGGGACATGATGGAGGACTTAAACAAGCAGACTGAGGTCTTTACTTCCCTGTTTGATCCCTCACGACACGAGCATCTTTTAAACAAAG GCGAGCGACGAATTTCTTACAAAGCCCTTCAAGGAGCTCTAATGATCAGTTTCTACAG AGAAGAGCCTCGTTTCCAGGTGCCGTTTCAGCTCCTCAATGCTTTGATGGATATCGACACACTTATGACCAAGTGGAGAT ATAACCACGTGTGCATGGTGCACAGAATGATCGGCGGCAAAGCAGGGACAGGTGGATCTTCAGGGTACTATTACTTGCGCTCCACTGTCAG CGACCGTTACAAAGTGTTTGTGGATTTGTTCAACCTCGCGACGTTCTTGGTTCCCCGAGCGTGGATTCCCAAACTGAACCCCCAAATCCATACGTTTCCCTACATGGCCGAGTGTTACGACAGCTCGTACAATTCAGACAGCAGTCAGGATTCAGATTAG